In one Niallia taxi genomic region, the following are encoded:
- the spoVAE gene encoding stage V sporulation protein AE, with the protein MLPMFFWAFVIGGLICVIGQLMFDVARLTPAHTLTTLVVAGAILDGLGLYEPFADFAGAGATIPITSFGNALVHGAMQEAETHGLIGVLTGMFEVTSSGISAAIVFGFIGALIFKPKG; encoded by the coding sequence ATGCTACCAATGTTTTTTTGGGCATTTGTAATTGGAGGCTTAATTTGTGTAATTGGTCAGCTGATGTTTGATGTGGCCAGACTGACACCTGCTCATACATTGACTACTTTAGTAGTCGCAGGAGCTATATTGGATGGCTTAGGCTTATATGAACCGTTTGCAGATTTTGCTGGGGCTGGTGCAACAATCCCTATCACAAGCTTCGGAAACGCCTTAGTGCATGGTGCTATGCAGGAGGCAGAAACTCATGGATTAATTGGGGTTTTAACAGGTATGTTTGAAGTGACAAGCTCAGGTATCTCTGCAGCCATCGTTTTTGGTTTTATTGGTGCACTAATATTTAAACCAAAGGGTTAA
- the spoVAD gene encoding stage V sporulation protein AD encodes MLKGKQSWIFENKPVIQSTGVSGGPFEGNGNLAKDFDVLHEDLWMGKTSYEQAHRVLLEEAAQTALQKSGRTAEDIQFLLAGDLINQITPSSFAARDLKIPYFGLFGACSTSMEGLALSSFIVNYNGAKNILTGASSHNAAVEKQFRYPTEYGGQKPPTAQWTVTGAGVALLTENDGTYRNTPYTTAATIGKVMDMGLIDPFNMGGAMAPAAADTIQAHFNDLGVDASHYDLIVTGDLGKIGRDSVMALLKEKGIYTDENKFKDCGLLVYKSDQPVQSGGSGAGCSATVLYGHLLNEMKKGTYKRILVVATGALLSPLTVQQGESIPCIAHAVSIEI; translated from the coding sequence TTGTTAAAAGGGAAGCAATCGTGGATTTTTGAAAACAAGCCTGTTATACAATCTACAGGTGTTTCAGGTGGACCATTTGAAGGAAATGGGAATTTGGCGAAGGATTTTGATGTTCTACATGAAGACTTATGGATGGGCAAAACATCTTATGAACAGGCCCATAGGGTTCTTTTAGAAGAGGCTGCACAAACTGCTCTTCAAAAAAGCGGACGAACAGCTGAGGATATTCAATTTCTGCTTGCTGGCGATCTTATTAACCAAATTACTCCTTCTAGCTTTGCTGCCCGCGATTTAAAAATACCATATTTCGGTCTGTTTGGTGCCTGTTCCACTTCAATGGAGGGACTTGCGTTATCGTCTTTTATTGTTAACTATAATGGAGCTAAAAATATTTTAACAGGTGCATCAAGCCATAACGCAGCAGTGGAGAAGCAGTTTCGCTATCCTACTGAGTATGGCGGTCAGAAGCCGCCGACAGCACAATGGACAGTCACAGGAGCTGGGGTGGCACTGCTAACAGAAAATGATGGAACTTATAGAAATACGCCATATACTACTGCGGCAACAATAGGCAAGGTAATGGATATGGGCTTAATAGATCCGTTTAATATGGGCGGCGCAATGGCGCCAGCAGCAGCAGATACTATTCAAGCTCATTTCAATGATTTAGGTGTTGATGCATCTCATTATGATTTAATCGTTACAGGCGATTTAGGCAAAATCGGCAGAGATTCAGTGATGGCTCTTCTGAAGGAAAAGGGAATTTATACGGATGAAAATAAATTCAAAGACTGCGGATTGCTTGTATATAAAAGTGATCAGCCAGTGCAATCAGGAGGAAGTGGGGCTGGGTGCTCTGCGACAGTCTTATATGGACATTTGCTGAATGAAATGAAAAAAGGGACTTATAAAAGAATATTAGTTGTCGCAACAGGAGCGTTATTGTCTCCACTGACGGTTCAGCAAGGGGAATCAATCCCATGTATTGCTCATGCCGTATCAATTGAAATATAG
- the spoVAC gene encoding stage V sporulation protein AC has product MAKKKKTPQQKQYEQLEKQFETKRPVVKNCIKAFFVGGIICALGQLFSFLYIYFFHFTEQTSGNPTSATIIFLSMLLTGFGIYDRLGQFAGAGSAVPVSGFGNSIISAAIEHRTEGFVLGVGGNIFKLAGSVILFGVFSAFVVALIKTIVLMARGVM; this is encoded by the coding sequence ATGGCGAAGAAAAAAAAGACACCACAGCAAAAACAGTATGAGCAGCTAGAGAAGCAATTTGAAACAAAGAGGCCAGTAGTAAAAAATTGCATAAAAGCTTTTTTTGTTGGCGGGATTATTTGTGCCCTGGGACAATTGTTTTCTTTTTTATATATTTATTTTTTCCACTTTACAGAGCAAACATCGGGAAACCCAACAAGTGCGACAATCATATTCCTGTCCATGCTGCTGACTGGTTTTGGTATTTATGATCGCCTCGGTCAATTTGCTGGAGCAGGAAGTGCAGTGCCGGTCTCAGGCTTTGGAAACAGCATTATTTCTGCAGCTATAGAGCATCGTACAGAGGGGTTTGTGTTAGGAGTAGGAGGAAATATTTTTAAATTGGCAGGTTCTGTCATTCTTTTTGGTGTTTTTTCTGCTTTTGTTGTTGCATTGATAAAAACCATTGTTTTGATGGCAAGGGGGGTTATGTAA
- a CDS encoding sporulation protein: MTYKKRFLGLFIIMLLVLTGCEESSPSSGTALFTKVNPAPLTITKNPDQLEQILVEQVKDEASSIKSIYDVAVIKGSKDILVAYKVKHMSRFRMKGIEGDLNKILSDKFPDHTFTVSSDYKIFLESIRLGDKMKDKDYSEKQADKRLEEIINLTNELT, encoded by the coding sequence ATGACATATAAAAAACGTTTTTTGGGTTTATTTATTATCATGCTTTTAGTGCTGACCGGTTGTGAGGAGTCATCACCTTCAAGCGGGACGGCTCTATTCACAAAGGTTAATCCTGCTCCATTAACCATTACGAAAAATCCCGATCAGCTGGAGCAAATATTAGTAGAACAAGTAAAAGATGAAGCCAGCTCCATAAAGTCAATTTACGATGTGGCAGTTATCAAAGGCTCGAAGGATATTCTTGTTGCTTACAAGGTCAAGCATATGTCCAGATTTCGTATGAAGGGCATTGAAGGTGATTTGAACAAAATATTAAGTGATAAGTTTCCTGACCATACATTCACTGTATCGAGCGATTATAAGATATTTTTAGAGTCCATCAGGCTTGGAGATAAGATGAAGGATAAGGATTATAGTGAAAAGCAGGCGGACAAGCGGCTTGAGGAAATAATTAATCTCACCAATGAATTAACATAA
- a CDS encoding DUF1360 domain-containing protein, whose protein sequence is MNIEWMELLLLVLATFRLTRLLVFDRITEFLRRFVLDEIIEKGEEGTDEIYYVPKSGKVRGFFGELISCYWCTGIWCAAFLVLLHYFLPAICLPLVLILAIAGAASIIEAVVQRVVYNH, encoded by the coding sequence TTGAATATTGAATGGATGGAGCTGCTGCTCCTTGTTTTAGCCACATTTCGCCTGACAAGATTATTAGTGTTTGACCGCATAACAGAATTCCTTCGGCGGTTTGTACTTGATGAAATTATTGAAAAAGGTGAAGAGGGAACTGATGAGATATATTATGTTCCGAAGTCCGGGAAGGTTAGGGGATTTTTTGGTGAATTAATCAGCTGTTACTGGTGTACAGGAATATGGTGTGCAGCTTTTCTTGTCCTTTTACATTATTTTCTACCAGCTATTTGTTTACCGCTTGTACTTATTTTAGCGATTGCTGGTGCTGCATCTATTATAGAAGCAGTCGTACAGAGAGTTGTTTATAACCATTAA
- a CDS encoding CotY/CotZ family spore coat protein: MGCGKKDDVLGTSSCVCEVVRAIKDIQDSAEDNCECETNCFSEPLGSLVSPTKRSKADTRVFVLKTADGSPFHAFFRGDDCACVSIFFRVEEVFDNCCAVLRVLAPVTNTHSGRETLDITGPKGVDLGKICEVDGFRRTSDCITVDLKCFCAVQCIADVDLDICD; encoded by the coding sequence ATGGGTTGTGGAAAAAAAGATGATGTTTTAGGTACTTCTAGCTGTGTTTGCGAAGTGGTTCGCGCCATTAAAGATATTCAAGATAGTGCAGAAGATAACTGCGAATGTGAAACAAATTGCTTCTCTGAGCCACTAGGTTCACTTGTTTCCCCAACAAAACGCAGTAAAGCAGATACTCGCGTATTTGTATTAAAAACAGCTGACGGCTCACCTTTCCATGCTTTCTTCAGAGGAGATGACTGTGCATGTGTATCTATCTTCTTCCGCGTAGAAGAAGTTTTCGATAACTGCTGTGCAGTATTGAGAGTGCTTGCGCCAGTTACTAACACTCACTCTGGCAGAGAAACACTTGATATCACAGGACCAAAAGGCGTTGACCTTGGCAAAATCTGTGAAGTGGATGGATTCCGTCGCACAAGCGATTGCATTACAGTCGACTTGAAATGCTTCTGTGCAGTACAATGCATTGCTGACGTTGATTTAGACATCTGTGATTAA
- a CDS encoding CotO family spore coat protein: MRKKTARKESPLLFQHKPIVKENMQTTFSAKKAQRIKQKQREEMERTAMLESKKEKISEKDSAIGMIETPAAVRDQIHEYHVEQAEQQKTPVRQPAFRKLKSFRDMDVEEKLIYLFNFPKQLPPVACIVTVADGQQFRGFIIGKADKTVTVKLMDGEEISLFTKKIIEVKMVGM; the protein is encoded by the coding sequence ATGAGGAAGAAAACGGCAAGAAAAGAATCACCTCTCTTGTTTCAGCACAAACCTATCGTTAAAGAAAACATGCAAACTACATTTTCAGCAAAAAAAGCACAAAGAATAAAGCAAAAGCAACGAGAGGAAATGGAAAGAACAGCAATGCTTGAAAGTAAAAAAGAAAAGATATCCGAAAAAGATAGTGCAATCGGCATGATTGAAACGCCAGCAGCTGTTCGGGATCAAATACATGAGTATCATGTCGAGCAGGCGGAACAACAAAAAACTCCAGTACGCCAACCAGCATTCCGCAAGCTTAAAAGCTTTAGAGACATGGACGTAGAAGAAAAGCTGATTTATCTTTTTAACTTTCCTAAACAGCTGCCTCCAGTTGCGTGTATTGTGACAGTAGCAGACGGCCAGCAATTCAGAGGATTTATAATAGGTAAAGCTGACAAGACAGTTACAGTGAAATTAATGGATGGCGAGGAAATCTCACTTTTCACAAAGAAAATTATCGAGGTTAAAATGGTCGGTATGTAA
- the fabI gene encoding enoyl-ACP reductase FabI: protein MSFSLKGKTYVVMGVANKRSIAWGIATSLHKAGARLVFTYAGERLEKSVRDLVATLDTSDSIVLPCDVTNDEDIAKCFQTIKNDVGTIHGIAHCIAFANKEELQGDYMNTTREGFMLAHNISSYSLTAVAKEAKGLMTEGGSIVTLTYLGGERAIRNYNVMGVAKASLDASVRYLASDLGKEGIRVNSISAGPIRTLSAKGISDFNSILKEIEDRSPLRRTTTPEEVGDTAVFLFSDMARGITGENIHVDSGFHIIS, encoded by the coding sequence ATGAGCTTTTCATTAAAAGGCAAAACCTATGTCGTTATGGGGGTAGCAAACAAAAGAAGCATTGCATGGGGCATTGCGACATCCCTTCATAAAGCAGGTGCACGTTTAGTGTTCACATATGCAGGAGAAAGATTGGAGAAAAGTGTACGTGACCTTGTGGCTACACTTGATACATCTGACAGCATCGTCTTGCCATGTGATGTAACAAATGACGAAGACATTGCAAAATGCTTCCAAACAATTAAGAACGATGTTGGAACAATTCATGGAATTGCCCACTGCATCGCTTTTGCAAACAAGGAAGAGCTTCAAGGAGACTACATGAATACGACAAGAGAAGGATTCATGCTTGCTCATAACATCAGCTCTTATTCATTGACTGCTGTTGCTAAAGAAGCGAAAGGGTTAATGACAGAAGGCGGAAGCATTGTTACTCTGACATATTTGGGCGGCGAACGTGCCATCAGAAATTACAATGTAATGGGTGTGGCAAAGGCTTCTCTTGATGCAAGTGTTCGTTACTTAGCATCTGATTTAGGAAAAGAAGGAATTCGTGTTAATTCGATTTCAGCAGGACCGATCCGTACCCTGTCTGCAAAAGGAATCAGTGACTTTAACTCCATCCTGAAGGAGATTGAAGACCGTTCACCGCTAAGAAGAACGACAACTCCTGAAGAAGTGGGGGATACAGCTGTATTCTTATTCAGCGATATGGCAAGAGGAATAACAGGCGAAAACATCCACGTTGATTCAGGATTCCATATTATTTCATAA